The Alphaproteobacteria bacterium genome includes a window with the following:
- a CDS encoding GreA/GreB family elongation factor, with translation MSRAFTKEPDEDRLTDEQLNLPSIEGPVLLSPAGLARLETRLAEAHANVARLRDATSPDERLAYARAMRELRILEQQRAAAVVIDPAQHPDTIAFGARVTVEDEDGKSHTYTLVGETEADPVRGLINVKSPLAGALLGQRVGDTVTWRRPAGDTTLEITSIEYPEA, from the coding sequence GTGAGTCGCGCGTTTACGAAAGAGCCCGATGAGGATCGCCTCACCGACGAACAGCTCAATCTGCCGTCGATCGAGGGGCCTGTCCTTTTGTCGCCGGCTGGGCTCGCGCGACTCGAGACGCGGCTCGCGGAGGCGCATGCGAACGTAGCGCGACTGCGCGACGCGACCTCGCCCGACGAAAGGCTTGCCTATGCGCGCGCGATGCGCGAATTACGCATTCTGGAGCAGCAGCGAGCGGCTGCGGTCGTGATCGATCCCGCGCAGCATCCGGATACGATTGCATTCGGCGCACGCGTCACCGTCGAAGACGAGGACGGCAAGTCGCATACCTACACGCTGGTCGGTGAGACGGAGGCCGATCCAGTGCGGGGACTCATCAATGTGAAATCGCCGCTTGCAGGGGCACTTCTCGGACAGCGGGTGGGCGACACCGTGACCTGGCGAAGGCCCGCGGGGGACACCACGCTCGAAATCACCTCGATCGAATACCCCGAAGCATAA
- the ptsN gene encoding PTS IIA-like nitrogen regulatory protein PtsN: MEINNLITLQSVVPHLKVTSKKQALQELAKRAAELTSVPERRIFEVLIERERLGTTGVGNGIAIPHGKLANLDRLYGLFARLETPINFEAIDEQPVDLIFLLLAPDQAGADHLKALARISRLLRDRGICEKLRGSDTAEALYALLTDATASRAA, from the coding sequence ATGGAAATTAATAATCTGATCACCCTGCAAAGCGTCGTGCCGCACTTGAAAGTAACGAGCAAGAAGCAGGCACTTCAGGAGCTCGCCAAGCGCGCCGCCGAGTTGACGAGCGTGCCGGAGCGGCGGATTTTCGAAGTGCTCATCGAGCGCGAGCGTTTGGGCACCACCGGTGTCGGAAACGGCATTGCAATTCCGCACGGAAAGCTCGCCAATCTCGACCGGCTTTATGGACTTTTCGCGCGCCTTGAAACGCCGATTAATTTCGAAGCAATCGACGAACAACCCGTCGATCTCATTTTCCTGCTCCTCGCCCCCGACCAGGCCGGCGCAGACCATCTGAAGGCACTCGCCCGCATTTCACGCCTTTTGCGCGACCGCGGTATTTGCGAAAAGCTGCGCGGCTCCGACACGGCGGAAGCGCTCTATGCGCTTCTAACCGACGCGACCGCGAGCAGGGCCGCCTGA
- the lptB gene encoding LPS export ABC transporter ATP-binding protein — MPPRPRLVADNSGLQARNLGKRFKKRPVVRNVSIFVQRGEAVGLLGPNGAGKTTCFYIITGLISADYGSILLDSQDITDLPMYRRARLGIGYLPQEPSIFRGLSVEQNIRAVLEVVEQDRDKREIMLDDLLAEFSITHLRRAPALALSGGERRRCEIARALASQPHFILLDEPLAGIDPIALSDIRDLVSHLKDRGIGVLITDHNVRETLDIVDRAYIIHNGQVLMEGKPDEIVAHEDVRRVYLGERFSL; from the coding sequence GTGCCGCCTCGTCCGCGGCTCGTCGCGGACAATTCGGGTCTTCAGGCCAGGAACCTCGGAAAACGCTTCAAAAAGCGTCCTGTCGTGCGCAACGTCAGCATTTTTGTCCAGCGCGGCGAGGCGGTCGGATTGCTCGGCCCCAACGGTGCGGGTAAGACGACGTGCTTTTATATCATAACCGGACTCATTTCCGCCGATTACGGCAGTATCCTGCTCGACAGCCAAGACATCACGGACTTGCCGATGTATCGGCGTGCGCGTCTCGGGATCGGCTATCTGCCCCAAGAGCCGTCGATCTTTCGCGGCCTTTCGGTCGAACAGAACATCCGCGCCGTACTTGAAGTCGTGGAACAGGATCGCGACAAGCGCGAAATCATGCTCGACGACCTGCTCGCCGAATTTTCGATCACGCATTTGCGGCGCGCGCCGGCACTAGCCCTTTCCGGCGGCGAACGACGGCGCTGCGAGATTGCGCGGGCCCTTGCCTCCCAGCCGCACTTCATCCTGCTGGATGAGCCGCTGGCCGGCATCGATCCCATAGCACTCAGCGACATCCGGGACCTCGTGTCGCATCTCAAGGATCGCGGCATCGGCGTGCTTATCACGGATCACAACGTGCGCGAGACCCTCGATATCGTCGACCGAGCGTACATCATCCATAACGGTCAGGTGCTGATGGAGGGCAAGCCCGACGAGATCGTGGCGCACGAAGACGTACGACGCGTCTATCTTGGCGAACGCTTTAGCCTCTGA
- the rpoN gene encoding RNA polymerase factor sigma-54, protein MAITTRLDQRLTQSLVMTPQLQQAIKLLQMSNLELAAFVEQEIEQNPLLERVEPTEDAIASGESPSAEAAEENGIGAAGSESAEDDGEPGESLDVTQRDTAELANETSLGSKNDAPLDTEYENLWEESSAAEIAGPLPDGGSSWGNGRGGSFDDPSFNLEQTLTDTVSLRDYLVEQLNMDLTDPVDRMIGVHLVDLLDEAGYLSAELESVAQQLGCGAERVEATLLRLQQLDPPGIFARDLKECLALQLRDRGRFDPCMAKLLDHLDVLGKRDMAALRKLCDVNQEDLVEMMAEIKALNPKPGLAFDNIVAQPVTPDVIMRPHPDGGWQIELNNDTLPRVLVNLQYYARVNKEIKNKDEKDYLSERFQSANWLVKSLHQRATTILKVASEIVRQQDDFFAYGVQFLKPLVLRDIADAIEMHESTVSRVTTNKYMSTPRGMFELKYFFTSSIASSEGGAAHSAEAVRHRIKTLIDAEKPDEVLSDDRIVEILNKDGVDIARRTVAKYREALRIPSSVQRRRLKSAE, encoded by the coding sequence ATGGCGATCACCACGCGTCTCGATCAGCGACTAACGCAATCGCTGGTGATGACGCCGCAATTGCAGCAGGCAATCAAGCTGCTGCAGATGTCGAACCTCGAGCTCGCGGCCTTCGTCGAGCAGGAGATCGAGCAGAATCCGCTGCTCGAGCGCGTCGAGCCGACTGAGGACGCGATTGCAAGCGGCGAATCGCCGTCGGCCGAAGCGGCAGAGGAGAATGGCATCGGCGCCGCCGGCTCGGAGAGCGCCGAGGATGACGGCGAGCCTGGCGAATCCCTCGACGTAACGCAACGCGATACGGCTGAACTCGCTAACGAGACCTCGCTCGGGTCGAAGAACGACGCCCCACTCGACACCGAGTATGAAAATCTTTGGGAAGAATCGAGCGCCGCGGAGATCGCCGGCCCCCTACCCGACGGGGGATCGAGTTGGGGCAACGGGCGTGGCGGCAGCTTTGACGATCCAAGCTTCAATCTCGAACAGACGCTCACCGATACGGTCAGTTTGCGAGACTACCTGGTCGAGCAGCTCAACATGGATTTGACCGATCCGGTCGACCGCATGATCGGCGTGCACCTTGTGGATCTGCTCGACGAGGCGGGCTACCTTAGCGCCGAGCTCGAGTCGGTCGCGCAGCAGCTCGGCTGCGGCGCCGAGCGGGTGGAGGCGACACTCCTTCGGCTCCAGCAACTCGATCCGCCCGGCATCTTCGCGCGCGACCTAAAGGAATGCCTGGCCCTCCAGCTCCGTGATCGCGGCCGCTTTGATCCTTGCATGGCGAAGCTGCTCGACCATCTCGACGTACTCGGTAAGCGCGACATGGCCGCCTTGCGCAAGCTTTGCGACGTGAACCAGGAAGATCTCGTCGAGATGATGGCCGAGATCAAGGCGCTCAATCCCAAGCCCGGCCTGGCATTCGACAATATCGTGGCGCAACCGGTAACACCCGATGTCATCATGCGCCCCCATCCCGACGGGGGATGGCAGATCGAACTCAACAATGACACGCTCCCGCGCGTACTCGTGAACTTGCAGTATTACGCGCGCGTCAACAAGGAGATCAAAAACAAGGACGAGAAAGACTATCTTTCCGAGCGCTTTCAATCGGCCAACTGGCTCGTCAAGTCGCTGCACCAGCGCGCGACCACAATTCTCAAGGTCGCGAGCGAGATCGTGCGTCAGCAGGATGATTTCTTCGCCTATGGCGTGCAATTTCTCAAGCCACTGGTCTTGCGAGACATCGCCGACGCCATAGAAATGCACGAGAGCACGGTCAGCCGTGTCACCACCAATAAATATATGTCGACGCCGCGTGGCATGTTCGAGCTCAAGTATTTCTTCACCTCGTCGATCGCGAGTTCGGAGGGCGGGGCGGCGCACTCTGCCGAGGCGGTGCGGCACCGCATCAAGACGCTCATCGATGCCGAGAAGCCGGATGAGGTTCTCTCGGATGATCGCATCGTGGAAATCCTTAACAAGGACGGCGTCGATATCGCGCGCCGCACTGTCGCCAAGTATCGGGAAGCATTGCGAATTCCTTCCTCGGTGCAGCGCCGGCGGCTGAAATCGGCAGAATAA
- the aroA gene encoding 3-phosphoshikimate 1-carboxyvinyltransferase gives MSKPIADAKAPLKGSPSLPGDKSISHRALIIGASTVGKTVVHGLLEGDDVLHTAEALRALGAEISRNDEEVSWHVNGVGVGGLGEASRVLDMGNSGTAARLLMGVVASHPFVTFFTGDASLCRRPMGRVGEPLERMGARVAARTGVRMPLAVIGTTEPLPITYRVPVPSAQVKSAILLAGLNAPGTTTVIEQQATRDHTERMLRAFGANIEVGERDDGSRAIQLTGQPELRPQVVKVPADISSAAFPLVAALLVPGSDVVLKGVGVNTLRAGLLASLSEMGAAFRVDPLREEAGEPTADIVVVNANKLKAVHVPAARAPSMIDEYPILAVAAAVAHGVSRFDGLGELRVKESDRLAAIAAGLVANGVKVEIQGESLIVHGCAGPVPGGGSVATHMDHRIAMAFLVLGLAAKAPIAVDDGRMIDTSFPGFVDLMNGLGAAISQIEAS, from the coding sequence ATCTCGAAGCCGATTGCTGACGCCAAAGCACCACTCAAAGGTTCGCCCTCATTGCCGGGCGATAAATCGATTTCGCATCGCGCCCTGATTATCGGTGCGTCGACCGTCGGCAAAACCGTGGTGCACGGCTTGCTCGAGGGCGATGACGTGCTTCACACGGCGGAAGCCCTCCGCGCCCTCGGCGCCGAAATTTCCCGCAACGATGAGGAAGTCTCCTGGCACGTCAACGGCGTCGGGGTCGGGGGCCTCGGTGAGGCTTCGCGCGTGCTGGACATGGGCAACTCCGGCACAGCGGCACGGCTTCTCATGGGTGTCGTTGCGAGCCATCCGTTCGTGACGTTCTTTACAGGCGACGCCTCGCTTTGCCGGAGGCCGATGGGCCGGGTCGGCGAGCCGCTGGAGCGCATGGGCGCACGCGTCGCCGCGCGCACGGGCGTGCGAATGCCGCTCGCCGTGATCGGCACGACGGAGCCGCTACCGATCACCTATCGCGTGCCCGTGCCTTCGGCGCAGGTGAAATCCGCGATCCTGCTTGCGGGGCTCAATGCACCGGGAACGACCACCGTGATCGAACAGCAGGCGACGCGCGACCATACCGAACGGATGCTCCGCGCCTTCGGCGCCAATATCGAGGTCGGGGAGCGCGACGACGGCTCCCGCGCGATCCAGCTTACCGGACAGCCCGAGCTTAGGCCGCAGGTGGTAAAGGTTCCCGCCGACATTTCGTCGGCGGCATTTCCATTGGTAGCGGCACTTTTGGTTCCGGGCTCGGATGTGGTTTTGAAAGGGGTGGGGGTGAATACCCTCCGCGCGGGCCTGCTCGCCAGTCTTTCCGAAATGGGTGCGGCCTTTCGTGTCGACCCTCTCCGCGAGGAGGCGGGTGAGCCCACTGCCGACATTGTCGTCGTCAATGCGAACAAGCTCAAGGCCGTGCACGTTCCCGCAGCTCGCGCACCGTCCATGATCGACGAATACCCGATCCTTGCCGTTGCGGCAGCCGTGGCCCACGGCGTTTCGCGCTTCGATGGCCTCGGGGAGCTGCGCGTCAAGGAAAGCGACAGGCTTGCCGCGATTGCCGCCGGCCTTGTCGCAAACGGCGTCAAGGTGGAAATCCAAGGCGAAAGCCTGATCGTCCACGGCTGCGCCGGCCCCGTTCCTGGCGGCGGCAGCGTTGCAACCCATATGGATCATCGTATCGCGATGGCATTTCTGGTGCTCGGCCTCGCCGCCAAAGCCCCGATCGCGGTCGACGACGGTAGGATGATCGACACGAGCTTTCCGGGGTTCGTCGATCTCATGAACGGGCTTGGCGCAGCCATCTCGCAGATCGAGGCGTCATGA
- a CDS encoding DUF1150 family protein — MSDMINDIRHLSSREFFALGVQNIAYVKEVVEDGVTAFAIHAADGSRLGLAKTRDLAIAALKQHDLEPLSVH; from the coding sequence ATGAGCGACATGATCAACGATATCCGACACTTGTCTTCCCGGGAATTTTTTGCCCTCGGGGTGCAGAACATCGCCTATGTAAAGGAAGTGGTCGAAGACGGTGTAACCGCCTTTGCAATTCATGCGGCAGATGGTTCCCGCCTGGGACTTGCCAAAACGCGCGATCTTGCTATTGCCGCCTTGAAGCAGCACGACCTCGAACCGCTCAGCGTGCATTGA
- a CDS encoding LptA/OstA family protein, which yields MRARLPHLAVILSLSLSAALALPGTSALAQGAKSTAGSSGTSQAPSEQALPDAPPASVTGPAPSTPPAQPKAQDQNTGKSQDTGKAVGAEPAPDQGVLGLSGGKNGEPVAVEAEQGIEWQQQKQLYIARGNAKAKRGDVTVYGDILQAYYRKTDTGGSDVWRLEANGAVKITTATDTAVGDRAVYDVDNAIFVLTGQKPELDTPKARITARDSLEYWQHRQYAVARGDATAIQEDKSVRANVMEAHFKPDAKGNLQMSNIEAFGNVVITSPNATARALYGDYNLDSGIAILKGQVKITRGQDQLNGECAEVNTNTGISRLFTCAKEDRVRGLLVPKPPDDNGTGQDSSSSGAASGGKPASKPSASKDN from the coding sequence GCTCTCGGCGGCACTTGCCCTTCCGGGTACTTCAGCACTTGCGCAAGGGGCGAAGTCAACCGCCGGCAGCAGCGGCACAAGTCAAGCACCCTCCGAGCAAGCGCTTCCCGATGCGCCGCCTGCTTCGGTTACCGGCCCAGCGCCGAGTACGCCGCCGGCTCAACCCAAAGCTCAGGACCAGAATACGGGCAAATCTCAGGACACGGGCAAGGCTGTTGGCGCAGAGCCAGCACCCGATCAGGGTGTTCTTGGCCTCTCGGGCGGCAAGAATGGCGAGCCGGTCGCCGTCGAAGCGGAGCAGGGTATTGAGTGGCAGCAACAAAAGCAGCTCTATATCGCACGTGGCAATGCCAAGGCAAAGCGCGGTGACGTAACGGTTTATGGCGATATCCTCCAGGCCTATTATCGCAAGACCGACACGGGTGGGTCGGACGTCTGGCGGCTCGAAGCCAATGGCGCCGTCAAGATCACGACTGCGACGGACACCGCCGTCGGCGACCGCGCGGTCTACGACGTCGACAACGCGATTTTTGTGTTAACCGGTCAAAAACCCGAGCTTGATACACCCAAGGCGCGCATCACCGCGAGGGACAGCTTGGAGTATTGGCAACACCGCCAATACGCCGTCGCGCGTGGCGACGCCACCGCGATTCAAGAGGATAAATCGGTCCGCGCCAATGTCATGGAGGCCCATTTCAAGCCCGACGCCAAAGGTAACCTCCAGATGAGCAATATCGAGGCGTTCGGAAATGTTGTGATCACGTCCCCGAATGCAACCGCACGTGCGCTCTACGGCGACTATAACCTTGATAGCGGTATCGCAATCCTCAAGGGACAGGTTAAAATCACGCGCGGTCAGGATCAGCTGAACGGTGAATGCGCGGAGGTGAACACGAATACGGGGATCAGCCGGCTGTTCACCTGCGCCAAGGAAGATAGAGTGCGAGGTCTGCTGGTGCCCAAACCGCCCGACGACAATGGGACCGGACAGGACTCGTCCTCCTCGGGTGCTGCGTCGGGCGGCAAGCCAGCCAGCAAACCGTCTGCGAGTAAGGATAATTAG
- a CDS encoding thiamine pyrophosphate-requiring protein, whose amino-acid sequence MTERSKPGHDNIGPTVAEAYLRHLGERGIEYILANAGTDFPPIIEALTRAAEEATPTPKALAIPHENLAIAMAHGHTMVSGRPQTVMLHVNVGTANAICGLLNAARERIPMMVATGRTPFTDAGHEGSRSLYIHWGQEMFDQAAMLREIVKWDYELKLPDQVGQAVERAFALAESEPKGPVYLTLPRETLAAHLPADYGKAHRAQASARPAAPEKDAIAEAATLLAKAERPVIITSSVGRDFGAVRALESIAERFALPVVCHIPKTYCLSTAHKMHFGFDPAPFLAEADVVIVIECDVPWVPSRAAPRADARIVHIGADPLFGRYPMRTFPADLALTGDARTALEMLESALEVKGAVLKSKVDARRPRLAAKRKAMREKIEEDLTRFSRETPIHPAAVSRAIDRVRGEDGILVNELGVLVDFMHFTKPGTYFSSSSAGGLGWGLGAALGAKLASPERLVIAAIGDGSYMFGNPTPAHYISRAHDLPILYVVMNNAGWAAVRKATETMYPDGRSLRANRMPLSTLEPSPAFEKVVEASGGYGERVETLEDLAPAFERAMHAIKVEKRQALLNVNCGVPAVRNF is encoded by the coding sequence GTGACGGAAAGAAGCAAGCCAGGGCACGACAATATTGGGCCAACCGTGGCCGAGGCCTATCTGCGGCATCTCGGCGAGAGGGGCATCGAATACATTCTCGCGAACGCGGGGACCGATTTTCCACCGATCATCGAGGCGCTGACCCGTGCTGCCGAGGAGGCCACGCCTACGCCGAAGGCTTTGGCAATACCTCACGAGAATCTGGCGATTGCAATGGCTCATGGCCATACGATGGTGTCGGGCCGGCCACAAACCGTGATGCTGCACGTGAACGTCGGCACGGCGAATGCGATCTGCGGCCTCCTCAACGCGGCACGAGAACGGATTCCAATGATGGTCGCGACCGGCCGCACACCCTTCACGGATGCCGGCCACGAAGGTTCGCGCAGCCTCTATATCCATTGGGGGCAGGAGATGTTCGATCAGGCGGCCATGCTGCGCGAGATCGTCAAGTGGGACTATGAACTGAAGCTGCCCGATCAGGTGGGCCAAGCCGTCGAACGCGCCTTCGCTCTCGCCGAGAGCGAGCCCAAGGGTCCCGTTTATCTGACGCTGCCGCGCGAAACGCTCGCCGCACACTTACCGGCGGACTACGGTAAAGCGCATCGCGCCCAAGCGTCGGCGCGGCCCGCCGCACCCGAAAAAGATGCAATCGCGGAGGCCGCAACCTTGCTTGCAAAGGCGGAGCGGCCGGTCATCATCACGTCGAGCGTTGGGCGCGACTTTGGCGCGGTACGGGCACTTGAGTCCATCGCCGAGCGGTTTGCGCTGCCGGTCGTGTGCCATATACCGAAGACCTATTGCCTGTCGACGGCGCACAAGATGCATTTCGGCTTCGATCCCGCACCCTTCCTCGCAGAGGCGGATGTCGTCATCGTCATCGAATGTGACGTGCCTTGGGTTCCATCGCGTGCAGCACCTCGCGCCGATGCGAGGATTGTTCATATCGGCGCCGATCCGCTGTTCGGTCGATATCCGATGCGCACATTTCCCGCAGATCTGGCGCTCACGGGCGATGCGCGCACGGCACTCGAGATGCTGGAGTCAGCCCTTGAGGTAAAGGGTGCTGTCCTCAAATCGAAAGTGGATGCGCGTCGGCCGAGATTGGCCGCAAAGCGCAAGGCGATGCGCGAGAAGATCGAAGAAGACCTGACGCGATTCTCACGCGAGACGCCGATTCATCCCGCGGCCGTAAGCCGCGCGATCGACCGCGTGCGCGGCGAGGATGGCATCCTTGTCAACGAGCTCGGTGTGCTCGTCGACTTCATGCATTTCACCAAACCCGGCACCTATTTCTCCTCGAGTTCCGCGGGTGGCTTAGGTTGGGGCCTCGGTGCAGCCCTCGGTGCCAAACTCGCATCGCCCGAACGCCTGGTGATCGCCGCGATCGGTGACGGCTCATACATGTTCGGTAATCCCACGCCGGCCCATTACATATCGCGCGCTCACGACCTGCCGATCCTCTATGTCGTGATGAACAATGCGGGCTGGGCGGCCGTGCGGAAAGCAACCGAAACGATGTATCCCGACGGCCGAAGCCTGCGCGCCAACCGCATGCCGCTTTCGACCCTCGAGCCCTCGCCTGCATTTGAAAAGGTCGTCGAGGCGTCGGGCGGCTATGGCGAACGCGTCGAAACGCTGGAGGATTTGGCGCCCGCCTTCGAACGCGCGATGCACGCCATCAAGGTCGAGAAGCGTCAAGCGCTCCTCAACGTGAACTGCGGTGTTCCCGCCGTGCGCAATTTCTAG
- a CDS encoding Hsp20 family protein — translation MSRLTLFNSPLLLGFDHFEEALERVSKAAADGYPPYNIEQCEEDGLRITLAVAGFTEGELAIQLEDNQLVIRGKQIEDERDRVFLHRGIAARQFQRSFILADGIEVVRAYLDNGLLHVELRRPPAASRIRQIKIDSAKSDTPNKRQNRKVETIEAPAARIETRGA, via the coding sequence ATGTCCCGCCTGACGCTTTTCAACAGTCCGCTCTTGCTCGGCTTCGACCATTTCGAGGAGGCTCTCGAGCGGGTTTCGAAGGCCGCGGCGGATGGTTATCCGCCTTACAATATCGAGCAATGCGAAGAGGATGGTCTGCGCATTACGCTTGCGGTGGCGGGCTTCACCGAAGGCGAGCTCGCGATCCAGCTCGAGGACAATCAACTTGTCATTCGCGGCAAGCAGATCGAGGACGAGCGCGACCGCGTCTTCCTCCATCGCGGGATCGCGGCACGACAGTTCCAACGTAGTTTTATCCTTGCCGATGGCATCGAGGTGGTGCGGGCCTATCTGGATAACGGCCTGCTTCACGTCGAGTTGCGGCGCCCGCCCGCGGCGAGTCGAATTCGTCAGATCAAGATCGACTCTGCAAAATCCGACACGCCGAACAAGCGTCAAAATCGGAAGGTGGAGACGATTGAGGCGCCCGCCGCGAGAATCGAGACCCGAGGAGCGTGA
- the raiA gene encoding ribosome-associated translation inhibitor RaiA — protein sequence MQVSVSGKQLDVGDALRSHVETTLAAAVDKYFGNALDAHVVLSRHAHLYRADIAVRVGHNIMVQAHSDAAEPYPAFDTAAERVAKRLRRYKRRLRDHHKRQDQAEASLVAQQYVLAAGRDDDREEDLTNGDKPVVIAELTTAIDTMTVGEAVMRLDLAELPAMLFRNIAHGGLNMVYRRPDGNIGWVDPAAANVKSPRQRSKDGN from the coding sequence ATGCAGGTTTCCGTATCAGGCAAGCAGCTCGACGTCGGCGATGCGCTGCGGAGCCATGTCGAGACGACCCTTGCGGCGGCGGTCGACAAATACTTTGGCAACGCGCTCGACGCTCACGTCGTGTTGTCGCGTCACGCGCACCTTTATCGCGCCGACATTGCGGTCCGCGTTGGGCACAACATCATGGTGCAGGCGCATTCGGATGCGGCCGAGCCCTATCCGGCGTTCGATACCGCGGCGGAGCGTGTCGCCAAGCGTTTGCGGCGGTACAAGCGGCGCTTGCGCGACCACCACAAGCGACAGGACCAGGCCGAGGCTTCGCTGGTGGCCCAGCAATACGTCCTGGCGGCGGGAAGGGACGATGATCGCGAGGAGGATCTTACCAATGGCGACAAGCCAGTCGTCATCGCCGAGCTTACGACCGCGATCGACACGATGACCGTGGGCGAGGCCGTGATGCGTCTCGATCTCGCGGAACTTCCCGCCATGCTGTTCCGCAATATTGCGCATGGAGGGCTTAACATGGTCTACCGACGGCCGGATGGAAATATCGGCTGGGTCGACCCCGCGGCGGCGAATGTCAAGTCGCCGCGGCAGAGGAGTAAAGATGGAAATTAA
- a CDS encoding TIGR02300 family protein, translated as MSKPEWGTKRNCQSCGARFYDMRRSPIECPKCGTIFDPETLVKARRPRAVAAPVVVAPIPAAEPELAEEGEAGTPVPEGEEEEVIEDASELGEDEDDVAEVIENVEEEEGER; from the coding sequence GTGTCGAAACCGGAATGGGGAACCAAGCGGAATTGCCAAAGCTGCGGCGCGCGGTTTTACGACATGCGACGCAGCCCGATCGAATGTCCGAAATGCGGCACAATATTCGATCCCGAAACCCTCGTGAAGGCGCGCCGGCCGCGGGCGGTCGCGGCACCCGTTGTCGTGGCCCCGATCCCGGCCGCCGAGCCCGAACTCGCCGAGGAAGGCGAGGCGGGCACGCCGGTCCCGGAAGGCGAGGAAGAGGAAGTCATCGAGGATGCGTCGGAACTTGGGGAGGACGAGGACGACGTCGCCGAAGTGATCGAAAACGTCGAGGAGGAGGAGGGCGAGCGGTAA